From Pan troglodytes isolate AG18354 chromosome 9, NHGRI_mPanTro3-v2.0_pri, whole genome shotgun sequence, the proteins below share one genomic window:
- the KDM4E gene encoding lysine-specific demethylase 4E, with translation MKSVHSSPQNTSHTIMTFYPTMEEFTDFNKYVAYMESQGAHQAGLAKVIPPKEWKARQMYDDIEDILIATPLQQVTSGQAGVFTQYHKKKKAMTVGKYRRLANSKKYQTPPHQNFADLEQRYWKSHPGNPPIYGADISSSLFEESTKQWNLGHLGTILDLLEQECGVVIEGVNTPYLYFGMWKTTFAWHTEDMDLYSINYLHFGDPKTWYVVPPEHGQHLERLARELFPDISRGCEAFLRHKVALISPTVLKENGIPFNCMTQEAGEFMVTFPYGYHAGFNHGFNCAEAINFATPRWIDYGKMASQCSCGESTVTFSMDPFVRIVQPESYELWKHRQDLAIVDHTEPRVAESQELSNWRDDIVLRRAALGLRLLPNLTAQCPTQPVSPGHCYNPKGCGTDAVPGSAFQSSAYHTQTQSLTLGMSARVLLPSTGSWHSGRGRGQGRGRGCSRGRGRGHGCCTRELGTEEPTVQPASKRRLLMGTRSRAQGRRPQLPLANDLMTNLSL, from the coding sequence ATGAAGTCTGTGCACTCCAGTCCCCAGAACACAAGTCATACCATCATGACTTTTTACCCAACCATGGAAGAATTTACAGATTTCAACAAATATGTTGCTTACATGGAGTCCCAAGGCGCACATCAAGCTGGCCTTGCCAAGGTAATTCCACCCAAGGAATGGAAAGCCAGACAGATGTATGATGATATCGAAGACATCTTAATAGCCACTCCCCTCCAGCAGGTGACCTCTGGGCAGGCAGGTGTGTTTACTCAAtaccataaaaagaagaaagccatGACCGTGGGGAAGTATCGCCGCTTGGCAAACAGTAAAAAATATCAGACTCCACCACACCAGAATTTTGCAGATTTGGAGCAACGATACTGGAAAAGCCACCCCGGTAATCCACCAATTTATGGTGCTGATATTAGCAGCTCCTTAtttgaagaaagcactaaacaatGGAACCTAGGACACCTGGGAACAATTCTGGACCTGCTGGAGCAGGAATGTGGGGTTGTCATCGAGGGTGTCAACACACCCTACCTGTACTTCGGCATGTGGAAGACCACGTTTGCTTGGCACACGGAGGACATGGACCTTTACAGCATCAACTACCTGCACTTTGGGGACCCCAAAACTTGGTACGTGGTACCCCCAGAACATGGTCAGCACCTGGAACGCCTGGCCAGGGAGCTCTTCCCGGACATTTCTCGGGGCTGTGAGGCCTTCCTGCGGCACAAAGTGGCCCTCATCTCGCCTACAGTTCTCAAGGAAAATGGGATTCCCTTCAATTGCatgactcaggaggctggagagtTCATGGTGACCTTTCCCTATGGCTACCATGCTGGCTTCAATCACGGCTTCAACTGCGCAGAAGCCATTAATTTTGCCACTCCACGATGGATTGATTATGGCAAAATGGCCTCTCAGTGTAGCTGTGGGGAGTCGACAGTGACCTTTTCCATGGACCCCTTTGTGCGCATTGTGCAACCCGAGAGTTATGAGCTCTGGAAACACAGGCAAGACTTGGCCATTGTGGATCACACAGAGCCCAGGGTTGCAGAAAGCCAAGAGCTGAGCAACTGGAGAGATGATATAGTACTTAGAAGAGCTGCTCTGGGCCTGAGGCTTCTCCCAAACCTCACAGCCCAGTGTCCCACACAGCCTGTGTCCCCAGGgcactgttacaacccaaaaggcTGTGGCACTGATGCTGTGCCTGGATCCGCATTCCAAAGCTCTGCATATCATACCCAGACCCAGTCACTTACCCTGGGGATGTCAGCCAGGGTTCTTCTCCCTTCCACTGGAAGCTGGCATTCTGGTCGTGGTCGTGGTCAAGGccgaggtcgaggttgcagtcgTGGTCGTGGTCGTGGTCATGGTTGTTGTACTCGAGAACTGGGGACTGAGGAGCCAACTGTTCAGCCTGCATCCAAGAGGCGCCTTTTAATGGGTACAAGGAGTAGAGCTCAAGGCCGCAGGCCTCAGCTCCCGCTTGCCAATGATTTGATGACTAATCTGTCCCTTTGA